One window of the Mycobacterium haemophilum DSM 44634 genome contains the following:
- a CDS encoding LysR family transcriptional regulator encodes MHDPELRLLRYFVTVADERHFGRAAERLHIAQPPLSQQIQKLERQLGVNLIDRSRRPIELTDAGNALLDEARLALMHGERAFAAARRAAAGQLGHLHIGALQAAVDGVLSYIMRAHRREYPDVKLQVTELSAPEQAARLAEHRLDVGFLRGPVNEASLTVQTLVEDPLMAVVCDDHPLAEQERIAASLLGDQPIVLWARRAAPASYADIVELFRRHDIEPPIVDESPHIQTVLALVASGAGISLLPTSFINLSRKGVRFVPLHGPIPHSPIALAWRTSSQSPAVRCFLDVATRTSPQYLNDLRQHYPQLRDHR; translated from the coding sequence ATGCATGATCCCGAGCTGCGTTTGCTGCGCTACTTCGTGACCGTGGCCGACGAGCGACACTTCGGCCGCGCCGCCGAGCGACTCCACATCGCCCAACCACCACTGAGCCAGCAGATTCAAAAGCTGGAACGCCAACTGGGAGTGAATCTCATCGATCGGTCCCGCCGCCCGATCGAACTCACCGATGCCGGCAACGCGCTGCTGGATGAGGCCAGGCTGGCGCTCATGCACGGCGAGCGGGCCTTTGCCGCGGCACGCCGGGCCGCCGCCGGCCAGTTGGGTCATCTTCATATCGGTGCCTTGCAGGCCGCGGTGGACGGTGTCTTGTCCTACATCATGCGCGCGCACCGCCGGGAGTATCCGGACGTCAAACTCCAGGTCACCGAATTGTCCGCCCCCGAGCAGGCGGCTCGACTGGCCGAACACCGCCTTGATGTTGGTTTCCTGCGCGGACCTGTCAACGAAGCGTCGCTAACAGTTCAGACGCTGGTTGAAGACCCGCTGATGGCCGTCGTGTGCGACGACCATCCACTCGCCGAGCAGGAGCGGATCGCTGCGTCGCTGTTGGGAGATCAGCCGATCGTGCTGTGGGCGCGACGCGCAGCGCCCGCCAGCTACGCCGACATTGTCGAGCTGTTCCGTCGACACGACATCGAGCCACCAATTGTGGACGAATCACCGCATATACAAACGGTTCTCGCGCTCGTGGCATCCGGAGCGGGAATCTCCTTGCTGCCGACCTCGTTCATCAACCTCAGCCGCAAGGGAGTCCGATTCGTCCCACTACACGGACCCATCCCGCACAGCCCGATCGCCCTGGCGTGGCGCACGTCCAGTCAGTCACCGGCGGTACGGTGTTTCCTCGACGTCGCTACGCGGACATCCCCGCAGTACCTGAACGACCTCAGGCAGCACTACCCGCAACTCCGCGACCACCGGTAG